From the Salinimicrobium tongyeongense genome, one window contains:
- the recG gene encoding ATP-dependent DNA helicase RecG — MNPSLLHTPIDYLKGIGPNRAEILRKEIGVHTYGDLLNFFPNRYLDKTRFYKIGQLERNSSEVQVVGKIVHLRTVEQKKGKRLVADFVDDTGKMELVWFRGQKWIRENLKLNTPYVIFGKTSWYNGLFSMPHPEMELVEDYKKNLRTAMQPVYPSTERLGKAGITNRVFSRCVQQLFLEGGNKFIDPLPQDIIEELHLLPKAEALFNAHFPKSQELLSKAQFRLKFEELFYIQLQLLIKNLIRKKKIKGFPFEEVGSHFSEFYENHLPFELTNAQKRVIREIRKDLGSGAQMNRLLQGDVGSGKTIVALMSVLLALDNGFQACLMAPTEILATQHFNGISELVTNLGISVKLLTGSTKTSERKEIHAALENGELHLLIGTHALLEEKVKFQNLGLAIIDEQHRFGVAQRARLWKKNHLPPHVLVMTATPIPRTLAMSLYGDLDISVIDELPPGRKEIKTVHRYDSNRLKVFAFIRDEIRKGRQVYIVYPLIQESETMDYKDLMDGYESIAREFPMPEFQISILHGQMKPADKDYEMDRFVKGETQIMVATTVIEVGVNVPNASVMIIESAERFGLSQLHQLRGRVGRGAEQSFCILMTGHKLSNDSKTRLETMVRTADGFEIAEVDLKLRGPGDLMGTQQSGVLNLKIADIVKDNDILKTARHYALQVLKEDPGLEQEKNKVVKYTYSQLVKEKNIWNYIS, encoded by the coding sequence ATGAATCCATCACTGCTGCATACGCCCATTGACTATCTAAAAGGCATAGGCCCAAACCGGGCCGAAATTCTGCGGAAGGAGATTGGAGTGCACACCTATGGCGACCTGCTCAACTTTTTCCCCAACCGCTACCTCGATAAAACCCGGTTTTACAAGATTGGCCAGCTGGAAAGGAATTCTTCGGAAGTGCAGGTTGTAGGAAAGATAGTACATCTGCGGACGGTGGAACAAAAAAAAGGAAAACGCCTGGTAGCCGATTTTGTTGACGATACCGGAAAAATGGAACTGGTGTGGTTTCGCGGCCAAAAATGGATTCGTGAAAACCTGAAGCTCAACACGCCTTACGTGATCTTTGGGAAAACTTCCTGGTACAACGGCCTTTTTAGCATGCCACACCCAGAAATGGAACTGGTGGAAGATTATAAAAAGAACCTGCGCACCGCCATGCAGCCTGTTTACCCATCTACCGAAAGACTTGGGAAAGCTGGCATTACAAACCGCGTTTTTAGCCGTTGTGTACAGCAACTTTTTTTGGAGGGCGGCAATAAGTTTATTGATCCGCTTCCGCAGGACATTATAGAAGAACTGCATTTGCTGCCCAAAGCCGAAGCCCTTTTTAACGCGCATTTTCCGAAGAGCCAGGAGTTACTGTCAAAAGCGCAGTTCCGCTTAAAATTTGAAGAGCTGTTCTACATACAGCTGCAACTTTTGATCAAAAATTTAATTCGGAAAAAAAAGATCAAAGGATTTCCTTTTGAAGAAGTGGGTTCGCACTTTAGTGAGTTTTATGAAAATCATCTTCCGTTTGAGCTCACCAATGCACAAAAAAGAGTCATCAGGGAGATCCGTAAAGACCTGGGCAGCGGTGCCCAAATGAACCGCTTGCTGCAGGGGGATGTGGGATCGGGCAAAACAATTGTCGCTTTGATGAGCGTGCTGCTGGCGCTGGACAATGGCTTCCAGGCCTGTTTAATGGCCCCCACCGAAATCCTTGCCACCCAACATTTTAATGGAATATCGGAACTTGTTACTAATCTGGGAATCAGTGTAAAACTACTCACAGGTTCAACAAAAACTTCAGAAAGAAAAGAGATACATGCCGCACTGGAAAATGGAGAACTACACCTCCTTATTGGCACGCATGCACTGCTAGAGGAAAAGGTAAAATTTCAGAATCTTGGCCTGGCCATAATTGATGAGCAGCACAGGTTTGGCGTGGCACAAAGAGCAAGGCTCTGGAAGAAGAACCACCTGCCGCCACACGTGCTGGTAATGACGGCCACCCCAATACCGCGAACGCTCGCGATGAGCCTCTACGGAGACCTGGATATTTCGGTCATTGATGAATTACCGCCCGGCAGGAAGGAGATCAAAACGGTACACCGCTATGACAGCAACAGGCTGAAGGTTTTTGCTTTTATTCGGGATGAGATCAGAAAAGGCCGGCAGGTTTATATTGTGTACCCGCTCATCCAGGAATCTGAAACCATGGATTACAAAGACCTTATGGACGGTTATGAAAGTATTGCCCGCGAATTTCCAATGCCCGAGTTCCAGATCTCCATCTTGCACGGCCAGATGAAACCGGCCGATAAAGATTATGAGATGGACAGGTTTGTTAAAGGTGAAACCCAGATCATGGTTGCCACCACGGTAATTGAAGTGGGTGTAAACGTGCCCAATGCCAGTGTGATGATCATTGAAAGTGCAGAGCGGTTCGGGCTTTCCCAGTTACACCAGCTACGGGGGCGTGTGGGCCGTGGCGCCGAACAGAGCTTCTGCATTTTAATGACGGGGCATAAACTATCAAACGACAGCAAAACCCGGCTTGAAACCATGGTGCGCACTGCCGACGGCTTTGAAATTGCTGAAGTAGACCTAAAGCTTCGAGGCCCCGGCGACCTGATGGGCACCCAGCAGAGTGGTGTGCTCAACCTTAAAATTGCCGACATTGTAAAAGATAACGATATTCTTAAAACTGCCCGGCATTACGCCCTGCAAGTCCTCAAAGAAGATCCGGGGCTGGAACAGGAAAAAAACAAAGTGGTGAAATACACTTATTCCCAGCTGGTGAAAGAAAAAAACATCTGGAATTACATCAGTTAA
- the pheT gene encoding phenylalanine--tRNA ligase subunit beta — protein sequence MKISYNWLRQFIKVNRTPEETGELLTDLGLEVEGIHEFESVKGSLKGIVVGEVLTCEQHPNADRLKVTRVNLGNGEPVQIVCGAPNVAAGQKVPVATVGTTLYDEKGTPWEIKKSKIRGESSHGMICAEDELGLGQSHDGIMVLDAEIEPGTPAASLFEVEDDHVFEIGLTPNRADAMSHWGVARDLKAGLQQQGEPQELITPSVSSFHVDSRSRRIPVKIVKPELAPRYCGVTITGVEISESPQWLQNRLKAIGIAPKNNVVDVTNYVMHELGQPLHAFDADRISGNEIIVQTLAAGTKFTTLDEVERELHEEDLMICDAEKPLAIAGVFGGISSGVTSGTTNLFIESAYFNPVTVRKTAKRHGLNTDASFRYERGIDPNITEYALKRAVLLIQELAGGSVSSDIDDYYPKKVEDFPVFLTFEKINSLVGQNLSKETIKSILASLEIRVNNVTETGMGLTIPPYRVDVKREADVIEEILRVYGYNNIEFGDKINASVANSTRFEDYKLQNLIAGQLVGQGFFETMANSLTTPAHLGLSEQLKEDYAVKMLNPLSQELSVLRQSLLFSGLEAVSYNLNRKRSDLRFFEFGKTYHNYKSGREEKKHLSIFISGNRNKETWTGAVQKGEFFYLKGVVTSVLERLGIRNLKTSPVKNDVFSEGISFSFNNVKLVEFGVVKRKILKNFDIGQEVLFADFNWDMVVETSKSQQNKFREISKFQAVRRDFALLLDKAVKFEELYELAFKTEKDLLKEVSLFDVYEGAKLPEGKKSYAVSFMLQDERKTLTDKQIDKIMSKLQQNLEKQLGAELR from the coding sequence ATGAAGATTTCATATAACTGGCTTAGACAATTCATAAAAGTTAATCGAACTCCCGAAGAAACAGGGGAACTACTCACAGATCTCGGCCTTGAAGTAGAAGGTATTCATGAATTTGAAAGTGTAAAAGGCAGCCTTAAAGGCATCGTGGTGGGAGAAGTGCTTACCTGCGAACAGCACCCTAACGCCGACAGGCTCAAAGTAACCCGCGTAAATTTGGGGAACGGCGAACCGGTTCAAATTGTATGCGGCGCACCTAATGTTGCCGCAGGCCAAAAAGTACCTGTTGCCACTGTTGGCACTACTTTATACGACGAGAAAGGCACTCCCTGGGAAATCAAGAAGAGCAAGATAAGGGGCGAAAGCAGCCACGGAATGATTTGTGCCGAAGATGAGCTGGGCCTTGGGCAAAGCCATGACGGCATCATGGTGCTCGATGCAGAGATTGAGCCGGGAACCCCTGCGGCCAGCCTGTTTGAAGTTGAAGATGATCACGTGTTCGAAATAGGTTTAACACCAAACCGCGCCGATGCCATGAGCCACTGGGGAGTAGCGCGCGACCTTAAAGCCGGGCTGCAGCAACAGGGAGAACCCCAGGAATTGATCACCCCATCGGTAAGCAGTTTTCATGTAGACAGCCGCAGCCGAAGGATTCCGGTGAAAATTGTCAAGCCCGAACTTGCTCCCCGGTATTGCGGGGTCACCATTACCGGCGTGGAGATTTCTGAATCGCCACAATGGCTGCAAAACAGGTTGAAAGCAATTGGAATCGCTCCAAAAAACAATGTGGTAGACGTTACCAATTACGTGATGCACGAACTGGGACAGCCCCTACACGCTTTTGATGCCGACAGGATCTCGGGGAACGAGATCATTGTACAAACCTTAGCGGCAGGAACAAAATTTACCACACTAGACGAAGTTGAAAGGGAGTTGCACGAAGAAGACCTTATGATTTGTGATGCCGAAAAACCCCTCGCCATAGCCGGGGTTTTTGGCGGAATAAGCAGTGGGGTAACTTCTGGCACCACCAATCTTTTTATTGAAAGTGCTTATTTTAATCCGGTAACCGTTAGAAAAACTGCGAAGCGTCACGGCTTGAACACCGATGCCTCCTTTAGATATGAAAGAGGAATAGACCCAAACATCACCGAATATGCTCTTAAGAGAGCCGTGCTGCTCATTCAGGAGCTGGCTGGAGGGAGCGTCTCCAGTGATATTGACGATTATTATCCAAAGAAAGTAGAAGACTTCCCTGTTTTCCTCACTTTTGAGAAGATCAACTCTCTGGTGGGGCAAAACTTGTCGAAAGAGACTATCAAATCTATACTCGCCTCTCTTGAAATACGGGTGAACAACGTCACCGAAACCGGAATGGGGCTCACAATCCCGCCATACCGCGTAGATGTAAAGCGAGAAGCCGATGTGATTGAAGAGATCCTTCGGGTTTATGGGTACAACAATATTGAATTTGGAGATAAGATCAATGCATCGGTGGCCAATTCTACGAGGTTTGAAGATTATAAACTTCAGAATCTGATCGCCGGGCAACTTGTAGGCCAGGGCTTTTTCGAGACCATGGCAAACTCCCTCACTACTCCTGCCCACCTGGGCCTTAGCGAGCAGTTGAAGGAAGATTACGCTGTAAAAATGCTGAATCCGCTTAGCCAGGAGCTCTCGGTATTGCGCCAGTCTTTACTGTTCTCGGGCCTTGAAGCTGTAAGCTACAACCTGAACCGCAAAAGGTCTGATCTCAGGTTCTTTGAATTCGGAAAGACTTACCACAACTACAAGAGCGGCCGGGAAGAAAAGAAACACCTTTCTATCTTCATTTCAGGCAACAGGAATAAGGAAACCTGGACCGGGGCGGTTCAAAAAGGGGAATTTTTCTACCTGAAAGGTGTGGTTACATCGGTTCTTGAAAGACTCGGAATAAGGAACCTTAAAACCTCACCCGTCAAAAATGATGTTTTTTCTGAAGGAATTTCTTTCAGCTTTAACAATGTGAAACTGGTAGAATTTGGGGTGGTCAAAAGAAAGATCCTGAAGAATTTCGACATCGGCCAGGAAGTGCTGTTCGCCGATTTTAACTGGGATATGGTGGTGGAAACTTCTAAAAGCCAGCAGAACAAATTCAGGGAAATTTCAAAATTTCAGGCGGTGAGGCGTGATTTTGCCCTGCTTCTGGATAAGGCTGTTAAGTTTGAAGAGCTCTATGAGCTGGCTTTTAAGACTGAAAAAGACCTTCTTAAAGAAGTCAGCCTCTTTGATGTTTACGAAGGCGCAAAGCTTCCGGAAGGAAAGAAAAGTTACGCGGTGAGTTTTATGCTTCAGGATGAAAGAAAAACCCTTACCGATAAACAGATTGATAAAATAATGAGTAAGCTGCAACAAAACCTGGAAAAACAACTGGGTGCAGAGCTCAGGTAA
- a CDS encoding DUF4136 domain-containing protein → MRFFRHFFSLSLLSAILLVGCGPKVDTNKRTAQSLDSFESYAFLPNQDTIQTSSYDNAQVNEIVIDEIRQNMDDLNYRLDRNQPDLLVYYHLMLDEEMAVNANPVYTNYSYYRPGFYVGPYYRNYAYNNYFTVPRIAGNSVQQVPYKEGTIVIDLINRRTNEIVWRGRAEDVITPGNLDEELRAYVNAIFERLPK, encoded by the coding sequence ATGAGATTTTTTCGACACTTTTTTAGCCTGAGTCTTTTAAGCGCAATTCTCCTTGTGGGCTGCGGTCCAAAAGTTGACACCAACAAAAGAACAGCTCAAAGCCTCGACAGTTTTGAAAGCTATGCCTTTTTGCCCAACCAGGATACCATACAAACTTCAAGTTATGACAATGCGCAGGTAAACGAAATTGTTATTGATGAAATCCGCCAGAATATGGACGATCTCAATTACAGGTTAGATCGCAATCAACCCGACCTCCTGGTGTACTATCACCTGATGTTAGATGAAGAAATGGCGGTAAATGCCAACCCTGTGTACACCAATTACAGCTATTACCGACCAGGGTTCTATGTTGGGCCGTACTACAGAAATTATGCGTACAACAATTATTTTACCGTTCCAAGAATTGCGGGAAACTCAGTTCAACAGGTGCCTTATAAGGAAGGTACGATCGTGATAGACCTCATTAACCGCCGAACCAACGAAATTGTGTGGCGCGGAAGGGCCGAAGATGTCATCACACCCGGTAATCTCGATGAAGAATTAAGGGCCTACGTAAATGCCATTTTTGAGAGGTTACCAAAATAA
- a CDS encoding putative signal transducing protein yields the protein MNEEEQQEYKRVYTGSEVNVQHLQNLLEEEGIATRVRNDFDSGLRAGFGGGLPGQVLLFAKTKDYEKALRITKETFPDSD from the coding sequence ATGAACGAAGAAGAACAACAAGAATATAAAAGAGTTTATACCGGGAGTGAAGTAAATGTACAGCACCTGCAAAACCTGCTTGAAGAGGAAGGCATAGCCACCCGGGTACGAAATGATTTTGACTCGGGCTTACGGGCCGGTTTTGGAGGTGGTTTGCCCGGTCAGGTTTTGCTCTTTGCCAAAACTAAAGATTATGAAAAGGCCCTGCGCATCACTAAAGAAACATTCCCAGATAGTGATTAA